A genomic segment from Glycine soja cultivar W05 chromosome 20, ASM419377v2, whole genome shotgun sequence encodes:
- the LOC114401659 gene encoding F-box/kelch-repeat protein At5g26960, with protein sequence MGSDRERESCNSRHFAWLMKSCFPNPNDAVAKLASPPQSHRNSPVPATTISSLPDDIVLDCLSRVPTSSLPALSLVCRRWSRLLSSPDFSDLRRHRLLLRHTAVAIAGTNLGLSSATLLDGAWHPSLFVPCYDAHSLDNFHSLLAHARACSVGPRIYLVGRNNTLLYDTWTATVSTRASMIFPRKKFALAAVGGKIYVSGGSSGTSAVEEYDPETDTWSVVCNAPRKRYGCLGTSFQGVFYVIGGLRIGATEQNLPNLFPRASRGVEAHAAYASSMDLFDVEARVWLRSRTVPGGGCVVAACAAVGCVYVLTSHAVELSFWSFHARRKNHNNYNGNDNYNNNVFGEWCRIKSPPLPAQVRVDSRIRFSCVGIGDKVILIQSLNEVRGVKEGFVFVYDCVAEEWGRGVDLPEVYRRAAYVGVEC encoded by the coding sequence ATGGGTTcggatagagagagagaaagctgCAACTCTCGCCACTTCGCATGGCTCATGAAGTCATGCTTCCCCAACCCAAACGACGCCGTCGCGAAACTCGCGTCACCGCCGCAATCCCACCGTAACTCCCCTGTACCCGCAACCACCATATCCTCCCTCCCCGATGACATCGTTTTAGACTGCCTCTCCCGCGTGCCCACCTCCTCCCTCCCCGCCCTCTCCCTCGTCTGCCGCCGCTGGTCGCGCCTCCTCAGCTCCCCCGACTTCTCCGACCTCCGCCGCCACCGCCTCCTCCTCCGTCACACCGCCGTCGCCATCGCCGGCACCAATCTTGGCCTGTCCTCCGCCACGCTCCTCGACGGCGCGTGGCACCCCTCCCTCTTCGTCCCTTGCTACGACGCACACTCTCTAGATAATTTCCACTCCTTACTCGCCCACGCGCGCGCGTGCTCCGTCGGTCCGAGAATTTACCTCGTCGGAAGAAACAACACCTTGCTATACGACACGTGGACCGCTACGGTCTCCACCCGCGCATCCATGATCTTCCCGCGCAAAAAGTTCGCCCTCGCCGCCGTCGGTGGAAAAATCTACGTTTCCGGCGGAAGTTCTGGAACCTCCGCTGTCGAAGAATATGATCCCGAGACTGACACGTGGAGCGTGGTTTGCAACGCGCCGAGGAAGAGGTATGGCTGCCTTGGAACATCTTTCCAAGGGGTATTCTATGTCATTGGCGGGTTGAGAATTGGCGCCACGGAACAGAATTTACCGAATTTGTTCCCACGTGCTTCTCGCGGAGTTGAGGCTCACGCAGCGTACGCCAGCTCGATGGATTTGTTCGACGTGGAGGCGCGCGTGTGGCTCCGGAGTCGGACCGTACCCGGTGGAGGCTGCGTGGTGGCGGCTTGTGCTGCGGTCGGGTGCGTGTATGTACTCACTAGCCATGCGGTGGAGCTTTCATTTTGGAGTTTTCACGCCCGACGAAAAAATCACAACAATTATAATGGTAAtgataattacaataataatgtGTTTGGAGAATGGTGTAGGATAAAGAGCCCGCCGCTACCGGCGCAAGTTAGAGTGGACAGTAGAATTAGGTTTAGTTGTGTGGGAATTGGGGATAAGGTGATTTTAATTCAAAGTTTGAATGAAGTGAGAGGAGTTAAAGAagggtttgtttttgtttatgattGCGTCGCCGAAGAGTGGGGGAGAGGGGTGGATTTGCCGGAGGTTTATCGACGCGCTGCCTATGTGGGTGTGGAATGCTAA